A section of the Parasteatoda tepidariorum isolate YZ-2023 chromosome 6, CAS_Ptep_4.0, whole genome shotgun sequence genome encodes:
- the LOC107455756 gene encoding putative inorganic phosphate cotransporter: MMPTYLGNVLHFDLKDNGLVSGIPYLMMALFALPASVVADFLRAGDYLHITTIRKIMNSIAFFGPALCSVAIYFAGCRSILIITLLSLLFGLNGLMFSSIMVNHVDMSPNYGGTLIGITNGIATLPGFLAPLFVGAILKSGQTLRNWGLVYLSLAGIHFFTGLFYNIFASAELQPWNDESEEENSEKKDSTVADSQQTKF, encoded by the exons ATGATGCCGACATACCTGGGTAATGTGTTACACTTTGATTTAAAAGAC aatggtTTGGTATCTGGTATACCTTACTTGATGATGGCACTTTTCGCACTTCCTGCAAGCGTAGTGGCTGATTTTCTCAGAGCTGGGGATTATCTCCATATCACCACGATTAGGAAAATAATGAACAGTATAG CATTTTTTGGCCCTGCTTTATGCTCAGTAGCCATTTATTTTGCTGGCTGCAGGTCCATCCTCATCATCACTCTACTCTCTTTGTTATTTGGTCTCAACGGATTAATGTTTTCAAGTATAATGGTGAACCATGTCGACATGAGTCCTAATTACGGAG GAACTCTTATTGGCATAACAAATGGAATCGCAACACTACCAGGATTTCTTGCACCCTTGTTTGTTGGAGCAATACTGAAAAGTggt caAACACTCCGAAATTGGGGTCTTGTATATCTTAGTTTAGCGGGTATCCATTTCTTTACTGGACTTTTCTATAACATTTTTGCATCAGCTGAACTCCAACCATGGAATGATGAAAGCGAGGAggaaaattctgaaaagaaaGATTCCACTGTAGCCGATAGTCAACAAACAAAATTCTAG